In Rhopalosiphum padi isolate XX-2018 chromosome 3, ASM2088224v1, whole genome shotgun sequence, the genomic stretch TCTCCCCGGTTATTTGACATAGATGCACCTATGCAGCTGATAAAATGTgttccttaaaaatataaatgcttaattattgccttaataatatttatgttcaatgctttttattaaaaaaaattcgggttttcaacatttttttatgttaaagagtaaaaacatatttttgttgacACATAATTAAgccataaataaaacaattattttctatacttttaaaatattattttaaaactttaatcatcatatattatcttaaaagttTCTACTGTGTGCTGCCGCCCTGCATAATATGTAAGCACTACTATATATACGATGTACGCATATCTACAAAATTTGAGTAGTTAACCAAGGTGACATAcacattttaaggaaaataataatttaagttaagttaaattaacttttttttaattaaactggtattgtatttatttattgggtTATAAATATAGGTGTTAAGAGGACATTATACCCGAATGTGTTTCTCTGTCATTAGTAAaatgtacatcataacaaatttgtgttcagcagaacacattttgtgacgttagtgatattaaagtaaatttacctattatcaaatttgaaggtaagaatattatctaaaaaatgttatatactttttattgatattatcattttaaagtgagttatagctatgtaaaatatcacaactttaaaattttaatagattcttcatctcaaatattataacattttatgaaaggaaaaaaaaaacaattatttaatataaatgactGGTGAAAATACTAAGCAAGAAAATGTTCTTAATAAATTAGCATtggaaaattaatagttatttactgTTGTTCTATAGAGACGGATTATATGATGTTATAAACCATTATGATTAGAGGAAGTATCTATCTTTtaattaggtaaattaattaatataaattaaaaaatctttgTCTCCTttacattacaataatgtataaagataaatattacaaCATCTAAATTTTGTActaaacattgttttatttttattcataaggaAAATAATATAGGATTACACTAATGAGTGGTCTGTTAATtgaggaaatatttttttcatttacactgtgctgattatttatatatattccaGTGGAAACTAACTATGTAATTATGATTCACCTTACCGgtgaactatttatatttagaagttCAAAATCAAACAAATCTAAGCCTTACTTAGCATTAAAACTTGGGTACCTAACTGTAACAAATGATCTGTCCTaggaattacaataaaaataaaataacaatacatatctGTTTAGAGTTCACCTATAGAAGGCTTATAGTTTATTTCTTAGACCTCTTAAACTAAATTGTTTTCATCTGTCTATCTACAaaacaagataaaataatagtgaacataatttgtcaattttgataaactgataaaatattttttttaagaaatacaatatattataacataatattttaaaagatctAGTCAACaactaaatacctaatatttaaattcaataatttaaaaatgtttacaatccAAAATAACTCAGTAATTACAGTTAATATACTTTACTgaataacaacttaaaataatgGCTTAGgcattgtacaaaaaaaaaaaaaaaacataaacattattgCAAATAGGAtttccatttttaataatttgacagtgtctttatttatttatttgtttattaggaAAAACATAAagcttaatttataacaaaaattatagctTTATACCATTATGCTTTTTTACGTAAAATTGCTTTAACGTCTTCTGCATCTAATGTTTCATACTTAAGTAATGCTTCGGCCAAAAGCTTATGTTCTTTATGGTGAACATTTAATATGCTTTTTGCACGTTCATATGATTccttaaacatataaaaacattaatcaataaaaaaaattaaactttagtttatattcaaatatttaattacagtttaaaaaattatcaaataatagttgatttataaaaattaaaaagtagatCATGAatcttatgataaaataaaaatcaatagctGTTGACCAAATttagtaatacaaattaatacatgGGAAGGTTGGTTTAGAATAAAAaggtacacatttataatagtttaatttttaatggatcTTAACAAGACATGActgtattttaactataaattttagttGTATAGGTTTTTACCTGCATGAttcttttaatttcattatcgATGAGTTCATTTGTAGCTGGACTTAGATCATTAAAACTCATCATTTCATTTGACTGAGACTCGTGTGTACGAAGTCCTACTTTATCTGACATTCCAAGTTCTTTCACCATCCTAGTTGCAATATTGGTAGCTTGCTAAAGAACaaaatcaacaataaattgCTAACATCATtctaataaaagttattacaaGTTTACAAACTTTTAAATCATTTGATGCACCAGTTGTAACTTTATCTGGTCCGAATATTAATTCTTCAGCAGCCCGTCCACCCATCATTGTATCCATTAAAGCTAACATTCTAGCTTTTGTAACATGGTATTCTTCTTTTGCTGGTATATATGcagtctataaaaaaattgtgtagaaTAATATGGGCACTAGAGAATATTTTATAGAGATTCTTACATGGCCTAATGATGATCCTCTTGGCATTATTGTAACTTTATGAAGTGGATGAGAATCTTTGGTGAAATATGCAACAATTGCATGTCCACCTTCATGGTACGCAGTTATTGTATTTGCTTCCTCATCAGgaatctttgattttttttctgggcctaaaattttatatgcatgtgttaaaatatcataaaattatgaactataattatttatttttatcataaaaaataataacccattaatattttatccctAGAAATTTCCAAATATTTCATAGATACAGTTTTAGCTCCATCACTTGCAGCTTTAACAGCTGCTTGGTTTACCATATTTTCAATATCAGCACCAGTAAAACCACTGGTCCCTCTAGCCAAGAGATCTACATTAATGTCCTTGCTaagtattttctttaaatataagtttattatttgtttccgTCCCGCATAGTCCGGAAGAGGAacctacaaattaaattaatttaaaaacaataataatattcaatgtattatattataatttacgtcAACTTCAATGTCGAAACGACCTGGACGAAGCAAGGCACGATCCAAATCTTCACGTCTATTAGTAGCtccaagtacaataatattttgattttgatgaaACCTAGcagaaataacaaatatttactagttaatataaataaaataacatgattacaaatatttaccCGTCCATTTCAGTTAGTAACTGATTTATTGTTTGATTTGCATAGGGATGTAAAACAGAATTTGTTCTTTTTGCACCAACAGAATCAATTTCATCAATAAATACTACACAAGGTGATTTTTCTTTTGCTGCTTCTaaagttgaataataaataaattacaataatatttatttagcttaaaaaatgcatacataataaccacataataaca encodes the following:
- the LOC132924008 gene encoding ATP-dependent zinc metalloprotease YME1L isoform X3, whose amino-acid sequence is MFTLGFTIPTQVAAAFPLRITIQGQKSKLKQNKIDIINKTVEDILPDYAKSLLDNIPVKKVDEYLKNRPTYTVHCKMKKHQNIVRLLQKTVNKKLGLKCHHTVDNIKNHILIVSNTRDSSAKHFLHRPRPYFTDVQFRSFKTERISSKENDEKMINRLREMLLLPKGSDLKDQLKNENLNKEELDRLKISFAEGYLVAKDQKGNTTKSQKWWKIVQSSLIVGLLVSSLISIFVILTGTMFKIQLSNQIEVNSEEITVTFNDVKGVDEAKQELRDIVEFLKNPTKFSSLGGKLPKGVLLVGPPGTGKTLLARAVAGEAGVPFFHAAGSEFDEILVGQGARRIRDLFKAAKEKSPCVVFIDEIDSVGAKRTNSVLHPYANQTINQLLTEMDGFHQNQNIIVLGATNRREDLDRALLRPGRFDIEVDVPLPDYAGRKQIINLYLKKILSKDINVDLLARGTSGFTGADIENMVNQAAVKAASDGAKTVSMKYLEISRDKILMGPEKKSKIPDEEANTITAYHEGGHAIVAYFTKDSHPLHKVTIMPRGSSLGHTAYIPAKEEYHVTKARMLALMDTMMGGRAAEELIFGPDKVTTGASNDLKQATNIATRMVKELGMSDKVGLRTHESQSNEMMSFNDLSPATNELIDNEIKRIMQESYERAKSILNVHHKEHKLLAEALLKYETLDAEDVKAILRKKA